In Bactrocera oleae isolate idBacOlea1 chromosome 5, idBacOlea1, whole genome shotgun sequence, a genomic segment contains:
- the COX6CL gene encoding cytochrome c oxidase subunit 6C-1, which produces MSSTAKSSKAKPPPKLPPRLFFNHRQMALRNIGVAVASALFAAMTFNILHNKPRKKKYRDFYSNYDPQKSFMRMAEGGYLHGCPPCSLKEDDENDADKKKKK; this is translated from the exons ATGTCGAGTACCGCGAAGTCTTCGAAAGCAAAGCCACCTCCAAAGCTGCCGCCGCGGCTTTTCTTTAATCATCGTCAGATGGCGCTGCGTAACATTGGAGTTGCAGTGGCCTCTGCCCTGTTCGCTGCTATGACTTTCAACATACTCCATAACAAGCCACGCAAGAAGAAGTATCGCGACTTTTACAG CAATTACGACCCGCAGAAGTCATTTATGCGCATGGCAGAAGGCGGCTATTTACACGGCTGCCCACCTTGTTCTTTGAAGGAAGACGACGAAAATGATGCcgataagaagaagaaaaagtaa